The following proteins are co-located in the Dehalococcoides mccartyi 195 genome:
- the mazG gene encoding nucleoside triphosphate pyrophosphohydrolase: MKQPQDLRSFESLQQILHMLRSPEGCPWDRAQTHKSMRDSLLEETYEVLEALDAEDTGRFCGELGDLLLQIVFHAEIGAEAKEFNMGDVIEAINTKLIRRHPHVFSQSKFTSPAEVLHNWEEIKKTERGYDKSMLSGVPKQLPALSYSQEVQGRVARVGFDWKEDEGVLEKLGEEIAEYGSAPTLSEKEKEFGDILFTLANYARRQGIDLESALRGANKRFYSRFEHMEELCRNTGRDISKLSFTEQNELWQAAKKKENGEKAD, encoded by the coding sequence ATGAAACAGCCGCAAGACCTGCGCAGTTTTGAAAGTTTGCAGCAGATTCTGCATATGCTTCGCAGTCCGGAGGGGTGTCCCTGGGACAGGGCGCAGACCCATAAATCCATGCGGGACAGCCTGCTTGAAGAAACCTATGAAGTGCTGGAAGCCTTGGACGCAGAAGACACAGGGCGTTTTTGCGGTGAGCTGGGTGATTTGCTCCTCCAGATAGTTTTCCATGCTGAAATCGGCGCTGAAGCCAAAGAGTTTAACATGGGTGACGTGATAGAGGCTATAAATACCAAGCTTATCCGCCGCCATCCCCATGTATTCAGTCAGTCTAAATTTACGTCTCCGGCTGAGGTTCTGCATAACTGGGAGGAGATTAAAAAGACTGAGCGCGGCTATGACAAGTCCATGCTTTCCGGCGTACCCAAACAGCTGCCGGCTCTCAGTTACAGCCAGGAAGTGCAGGGGCGGGTGGCCAGAGTGGGCTTTGACTGGAAAGAAGACGAAGGGGTGCTGGAAAAGCTGGGAGAAGAAATAGCCGAATACGGCTCTGCCCCTACCCTTTCTGAAAAAGAAAAGGAATTCGGGGATATACTTTTTACCCTGGCCAATTATGCCCGCAGGCAGGGTATAGATTTGGAGTCTGCCCTCAGGGGGGCGAACAAACGTTTTTACAGCCGCTTTGAACACATGGAAGAACTTTGCCGGAACACGGGCAGAGATATATCTAAACTGAGCTTTACCGAACAGAACGAACTCTGGCAGGCGGCTAAAAAGAAAGAAAACGGGGAAAAAGCAGATTAG
- a CDS encoding zinc metallopeptidase, translated as MFLYLLFMLPPLALMLYAQWRVSSSFKKYSKVGNLAGLSGLQAARRLLDEHGLANIQVELTKGKLSDHYDPRAKVLRLSPEVANTASVASIGIVAHEVGHAVQDREFYAPLKVRNSLFPVASFGSQFGFILVLVGLFLYGFSLSFGLPVAWAGVALFAVAVIFSLITLPVEFNASSRAMAMLSGGSLVSVRESAGVKAVLGAAALTYVAALLQAVGQLLYFVLMLVGFGRND; from the coding sequence ATGTTTTTGTATCTGCTGTTTATGCTGCCTCCCTTGGCGCTGATGCTGTATGCCCAGTGGCGGGTAAGCAGTTCTTTTAAAAAATATTCCAAAGTGGGCAATCTGGCCGGTCTCAGCGGTCTTCAGGCGGCCAGACGGCTGCTGGACGAACACGGGCTGGCAAATATTCAGGTGGAGCTTACCAAGGGCAAGCTTTCAGACCACTATGACCCCAGAGCCAAGGTACTCAGGCTGTCTCCCGAAGTAGCCAATACCGCTTCGGTGGCTTCTATAGGTATTGTTGCCCATGAAGTAGGCCATGCGGTTCAGGACAGGGAGTTTTACGCCCCCCTGAAAGTCCGTAATTCCCTTTTTCCGGTGGCCAGTTTCGGCAGCCAGTTCGGTTTCATTCTGGTACTGGTGGGATTGTTCCTTTACGGCTTCTCTTTATCATTCGGGCTTCCGGTTGCCTGGGCGGGGGTTGCTTTGTTTGCGGTGGCGGTAATATTTTCGCTCATTACCCTGCCGGTGGAGTTTAACGCTTCCAGCCGGGCCATGGCTATGCTTAGCGGCGGCTCACTGGTTTCGGTCAGAGAGTCAGCCGGGGTCAAAGCCGTGCTGGGTGCGGCCGCCCTTACTTACGTGGCGGCTTTGCTGCAGGCGGTAGGCCAGCTGCTTTACTTTGTGCTTATGCTGGTGGGGTTCGGGCGGAACGACTAA
- the rpsT gene encoding 30S ribosomal protein S20, protein MPNTKSAEKALRVADANRQENRRAKSQVKTSLTKVKKLVDAGSLTEAEAAAVSAQSTLDKAAEKGILHPKNAARRKSRLMKKLNQAAK, encoded by the coding sequence TTGCCTAACACAAAATCTGCGGAAAAAGCTTTGCGCGTAGCAGATGCCAACCGTCAGGAGAACCGCCGGGCCAAGAGCCAGGTAAAGACCAGCCTGACCAAGGTCAAGAAACTGGTTGACGCCGGTTCGCTAACCGAAGCTGAAGCCGCTGCTGTGTCCGCTCAGAGCACTTTAGATAAGGCTGCCGAAAAGGGCATTCTTCACCCTAAAAACGCCGCCCGCCGCAAAAGCCGCCTGATGAAAAAGCTCAACCAAGCCGCTAAATAA